One Colius striatus isolate bColStr4 chromosome 7, bColStr4.1.hap1, whole genome shotgun sequence DNA segment encodes these proteins:
- the ZFAND6 gene encoding AN1-type zinc finger protein 6 isoform X1, with protein sequence MAQETNRSQVPMLCSTGCGFYGNPRTNGMCSVCYKEHLQRQNSNGRISPPAASVSSITESLPVQCTEGSAQETQSTLDSTSTPSMQPSPVSSQSLLTESVASSQPDSTAVDKTVPETEDLQASVSENAEPTPEEQDKSLDKPKQKKNRCFMCRKKVGLTGFECRCGNVYCGMHRYSDVHSCSYNYKADAAEKIRKENPVVVGEKIQKI encoded by the exons ATGGCTCAAGAAACTAACCGTAGCCAAGTGCCTATGCTTTGTTCCACTGGTTGCGGATTTTATGGGAATCCTCGTACAAATGGCATGTGTTCAGTGTGCTACAAAGAACATCTTCAGAGACAGAACAGTAATGGTAGAATTAGCCCTCCTG CAGCTTCTGTCAGTAGTATAACGGAGTCCTTACCGGTCCAGTGCACAGAAGGTAGTGCCCAGGAAACTCAGTCAACTTTAGATTCTACATCGACTCCATCTATGCAGCCAAG CCCTGTGTCAAGTCAGTCACTTTTAACAGAATCTGTAGCATCATCCCAACCGGATAGTACGGCTGTGGACAAAACAGTACCTGAGACAGAAGATTTGCAAG CTTCAGTGTCAGAGAATGCAGAACCTACACCTGAAGAACAGGACAAGTCGCTTgacaaaccaaaacagaaaaagaatcgTTGTTTCATGTGCAGGAAGAAGGTTGGACTGACTG GGTTTGAATGTCGTTGTGGAAACGTTTACTGTGGTATGCACCGTTACTCAGACGTACACAGTTGCTCTTACAATTACAAAGCTGATGCTGCtgagaaaatcagaaaagagaATCCTGTAGTTGTTGGGGAAAAGATCCAGAAGATCtga
- the ZFAND6 gene encoding AN1-type zinc finger protein 6 isoform X2: MAQETNRSQVPMLCSTGCGFYGNPRTNGMCSVCYKEHLQRQNSNGRISPPASVSSITESLPVQCTEGSAQETQSTLDSTSTPSMQPSPVSSQSLLTESVASSQPDSTAVDKTVPETEDLQASVSENAEPTPEEQDKSLDKPKQKKNRCFMCRKKVGLTGFECRCGNVYCGMHRYSDVHSCSYNYKADAAEKIRKENPVVVGEKIQKI, translated from the exons ATGGCTCAAGAAACTAACCGTAGCCAAGTGCCTATGCTTTGTTCCACTGGTTGCGGATTTTATGGGAATCCTCGTACAAATGGCATGTGTTCAGTGTGCTACAAAGAACATCTTCAGAGACAGAACAGTAATGGTAGAATTAGCCCTCCTG CTTCTGTCAGTAGTATAACGGAGTCCTTACCGGTCCAGTGCACAGAAGGTAGTGCCCAGGAAACTCAGTCAACTTTAGATTCTACATCGACTCCATCTATGCAGCCAAG CCCTGTGTCAAGTCAGTCACTTTTAACAGAATCTGTAGCATCATCCCAACCGGATAGTACGGCTGTGGACAAAACAGTACCTGAGACAGAAGATTTGCAAG CTTCAGTGTCAGAGAATGCAGAACCTACACCTGAAGAACAGGACAAGTCGCTTgacaaaccaaaacagaaaaagaatcgTTGTTTCATGTGCAGGAAGAAGGTTGGACTGACTG GGTTTGAATGTCGTTGTGGAAACGTTTACTGTGGTATGCACCGTTACTCAGACGTACACAGTTGCTCTTACAATTACAAAGCTGATGCTGCtgagaaaatcagaaaagagaATCCTGTAGTTGTTGGGGAAAAGATCCAGAAGATCtga
- the FAH gene encoding fumarylacetoacetase: MSFIQVDKDSDFPLQNLPYGVFSTKEEPRHRLGVAIGDQILDLSVIKHLFNGPALAKHQHVFDQPTLNAFMGLGRAAWTEARALLQQLLSASEPALRDNTELRRRAFVPQASATMHLPAHIGDYTDFYSSLQHATNVGIMFRGKENALMPNWLHLPVGYHGRASSVVVSGTPIRRPVGQMRPDNDKPPVFGACKRLDIELEMAFFVGPGNKYGEPIPISRAQEHIFGMVLMNDWSARDIQKWEYVPLGPFLSKSFGTTISPWVVTMEALMPFVLPNPIQDPKPLPYLQDKEPYTFDIKLFVAIKGEGMSKPTTICRSNFKHMYWTMKQQLAHHSINGCNLRPGDLLASGTISGPEPESFGSMLELSWNGTKEIPLGSGQSRKFLQDGDEIILTGYCQGNGFRVGFGQCSGKILPAL, encoded by the exons ATGTCTTTCATCCAGGTAGACAAAGACTCGGATTTTCCTCTCCAAAATCTCCCCTATGGGGTTTTCTCCACTAAGGAGGAG CCTAGGCACAGGCTCGGAGTAGCGATTGGAGACCAGATTTTGGATCTCAGCGTTATTAAACATCTGTTCAATGGACCAGCTCTTGCCAAACATCAGCATGTCTTTGACCAG CCTACCCTGAACGCCTTCATGGGGCTGGGCCGGGCGGCGTGGACGGAGGCGAGAgcccttctgcagcagctgctgtcgGCCAGCGAGCCAGCCCTGAGGGACAACACGGAGCTGCGCAGGAG agcaTTTGTACCTCAAGCTTCTGCGACCATGCACCTGCCAGCCCACATTG GAGATTACACCGACTTCTATTCTTCCCTCCAGCATGCCACAAACGTTGGGATCATGTTCAGGGGCAAGGAGAACGCTTTGATGCCTAACTG GCTGCACTTACCAGTCGGTTATCATGGCCGGGCATCGTCTGTTGTGGTGTCTGGGACACCCATCCGGAGACCTGTGGGGCAAATGAGGCCTGACAATG ATAAACCTCCAGTGTTTGGTGCTTGTAAGCGCCTGGATATCGAATTAGAAATG GCTTTCTTTGTAGGTCCTGGAAACAAGTATGGGGAGCCAATTCCTAtcagcagagcccaggagcACATCTTCGGGATGGTCCTGATGAACGACTGGAGCG CCCGTGACATCCAGAAATGGGAATATGTTCCTCTGGGTCCGTTCCTGAGCAAGAGCTTTGGCACAACCATCTCTCCTTGGGTTGTTACCATGGAAGCTCTAATGCCGTTCGTGCTGCCAAACCCCATCCAG GATCCCAAGCCACTGCCCTACCTTCAGGATAAAGAACCCTACACTTTTGACATCAAGCTCTTTGTTGCTATTAAAG GAGAAGGAATGAGCAAGCCAACTACTATATGCAGATCCAATTTCAAG CACATGTACTGGACCATGAAACAGCAGCTGGCTCATCATTCAATCAACGGCTGCAACCTCAGACCTGGAGATCTCCTGGCCTCTGGCACAATCAGTGGACCT GAGCCAGAGAGCTTCGGCTCCATGCTGGAGCTGTCCTGGAATGGCACGAAAGAAATCCCTCTTGGCAGTGGCCAGTCTCGTAAGTTCCTGCAGGATGGAGATGAAATCATTTTGACAG GTTACTGCCAGGGCAACGGCTTCCGCGTGGGATTCGGCCAGTGCTCAGGAAAAATCCTTCCAGCCCTTTGA
- the CTXND1 gene encoding cortexin domain-containing 1 protein, with amino-acid sequence MEGPTPEPVYVDVDKGLTLACFVFLCLFLIVMIIRCAKVIMDPYSAIPTSTWEEQHLDD; translated from the coding sequence ATGGAGGGACCAACCCCAGAGCCTGTGTATGTCGATGTGGACAAGGGACTGACATTAGCATGTTTTGTCTTCCTCTGCCTCTTCTTGATTGTGATGATTATTCGCTGTGCAAAAGTCATCATGGACCCTTACAGTGCCATCCCTACATCTACCTGGGAAGAGCAGCACCTTGATGACTGA